In Oryza brachyantha chromosome 2, ObraRS2, whole genome shotgun sequence, a single window of DNA contains:
- the LOC102712055 gene encoding mRNA cap guanine-N7 methyltransferase 2 isoform X2, with amino-acid sequence MAVTPHHRLYEFAKTALIKIFAFPYATVCDLYCDGGVDTDKWGDAQIGQYIGIDASALGVNDARELWESKRKPFTAEFIKLDPSADDFEAQMQEKGIQADIVCCMQHLQSCFQSEEHAQKLLNNVSSLLKPGGYFVGIIPDSSTIWTKYQKNVEASHGKVQGLKAVPNSIRSENYVITFEIEEEKFPFFGKKYQLKFANESIFENHCLVHFPSLMRLAREAGLEYVEIQNLTEFYDDNRTQFAPLLGSFSASLVDPRGKLVARSYDILGLYSTFVFQKPDPDAIPPIVTPEVHDPENAQEEEWHWTQQAPMDDGRVSRTDVLPPMDNEKGILGPGPADMRL; translated from the exons ATGGCAGTCACACCACATCATCGGCTATATGAATTCGCCAAGACCGCccttatcaaaatatttgcatTCCCTTATGCCACG GTCTGTGATCTGTATTGCGATGGTGGGGTCGATACAGACAAGTGGGGAGATGCCCAAATTGGTCAATACATAGGGATCG ATGCCTCTGCATTGGGTGTCAATGATGCTCGTGAGCTGTGGGAGAGCAAAAGGAAACCTTTCACTGCTGAGTTTATCAAGCTAGACCCTTCTGCC GATGACTTTGAAGCTCAAATGCAAGAGAAGGGCATTCAAGCAGATATAGTTTGCTGTATGCAGCATTTGCAG TCATGTTTCCAGAGTGAGGAACATGCACAAAAGCTTCTGAATAATGTATCATCATTACTCAAACCTGGAGGCTATTTTGTTGGCATAATTCCTGATTCATCTACAATATG GacaaaatatcaaaagaaTGTTGAGGCGTCACATGGTAAGGTTCAGGGTCTGAAGGCAGTTCCAAATAGCATTCGCTCAGAGAACTATGTCATCACGTTTGAAATTGAGGAAGAAAA GTTTCCGTTCTTTGGAAAGAAGTACCAACTCAAATTTGCAAATGAATCAATATTTGAGAATCACTGCCTGGTCCACTTCCCTAGCCTTATGAG ATTAGCAAGGGAGGCAGGGCTTGAATATGTGGAGATCCAGAATTTAACTGAGTTTTATGACGACAACAG AACTCAGTTTGCTCcattgcttggtagttttagTGCCAGTTTGGTGGATCCACGTGGAAAGCTTGTTGCTCGTTCATATGATATTTTAG GTTTGTATTCAACTTTTGTTTTCCAGAAGCCTGACCCAGATGCAATACCACCAATTGTAACACCGGAAGTGCATGATCCTGAGAATGCTCAAGAAGAG GAATGGCACTGGACGCAGCAGGCACCAATGGACGATGGAAGGGTCTCACGTACTGATGTGCTTCCTCCCATGGATAATGAGAAAGGTATCCTTGGTCCCGGACCTGCAGATATGAGGCTTTAG
- the LOC102712055 gene encoding mRNA cap guanine-N7 methyltransferase 2 isoform X1 produces MAVTPHHRLYEFAKTALIKIFAFPYATVCDLYCDGGVDTDKWGDAQIGQYIGIDASALGVNDARELWESKRKPFTAEFIKLDPSADDFEAQMQEKGIQADIVCCMQHLQSCFQSEEHAQKLLNNVSSLLKPGGYFVGIIPDSSTIWTKYQKNVEASHGKVQGLKAVPNSIRSENYVITFEIEEEKFPFFGKKYQLKFANESIFENHCLVHFPSLMRLAREAGLEYVEIQNLTEFYDDNRTQFAPLLGSFSASLVDPRGKLVARSYDILGLYSTFVFQKPDPDAIPPIVTPEVHDPENAQEEQEWHWTQQAPMDDGRVSRTDVLPPMDNEKGILGPGPADMRL; encoded by the exons ATGGCAGTCACACCACATCATCGGCTATATGAATTCGCCAAGACCGCccttatcaaaatatttgcatTCCCTTATGCCACG GTCTGTGATCTGTATTGCGATGGTGGGGTCGATACAGACAAGTGGGGAGATGCCCAAATTGGTCAATACATAGGGATCG ATGCCTCTGCATTGGGTGTCAATGATGCTCGTGAGCTGTGGGAGAGCAAAAGGAAACCTTTCACTGCTGAGTTTATCAAGCTAGACCCTTCTGCC GATGACTTTGAAGCTCAAATGCAAGAGAAGGGCATTCAAGCAGATATAGTTTGCTGTATGCAGCATTTGCAG TCATGTTTCCAGAGTGAGGAACATGCACAAAAGCTTCTGAATAATGTATCATCATTACTCAAACCTGGAGGCTATTTTGTTGGCATAATTCCTGATTCATCTACAATATG GacaaaatatcaaaagaaTGTTGAGGCGTCACATGGTAAGGTTCAGGGTCTGAAGGCAGTTCCAAATAGCATTCGCTCAGAGAACTATGTCATCACGTTTGAAATTGAGGAAGAAAA GTTTCCGTTCTTTGGAAAGAAGTACCAACTCAAATTTGCAAATGAATCAATATTTGAGAATCACTGCCTGGTCCACTTCCCTAGCCTTATGAG ATTAGCAAGGGAGGCAGGGCTTGAATATGTGGAGATCCAGAATTTAACTGAGTTTTATGACGACAACAG AACTCAGTTTGCTCcattgcttggtagttttagTGCCAGTTTGGTGGATCCACGTGGAAAGCTTGTTGCTCGTTCATATGATATTTTAG GTTTGTATTCAACTTTTGTTTTCCAGAAGCCTGACCCAGATGCAATACCACCAATTGTAACACCGGAAGTGCATGATCCTGAGAATGCTCAAGAAGAG CAGGAATGGCACTGGACGCAGCAGGCACCAATGGACGATGGAAGGGTCTCACGTACTGATGTGCTTCCTCCCATGGATAATGAGAAAGGTATCCTTGGTCCCGGACCTGCAGATATGAGGCTTTAG
- the LOC102712055 gene encoding mRNA cap guanine-N7 methyltransferase 2 isoform X3, producing the protein MAVTPHHRLYEFAKTALIKIFAFPYATVCDLYCDGGVDTDKWGDAQIGQYIGIDASALGVNDARELWESKRKPFTAEFIKLDPSADDFEAQMQEKGIQADIVCCMQHLQSEEHAQKLLNNVSSLLKPGGYFVGIIPDSSTIWTKYQKNVEASHGKVQGLKAVPNSIRSENYVITFEIEEEKFPFFGKKYQLKFANESIFENHCLVHFPSLMRLAREAGLEYVEIQNLTEFYDDNRTQFAPLLGSFSASLVDPRGKLVARSYDILGLYSTFVFQKPDPDAIPPIVTPEVHDPENAQEEQEWHWTQQAPMDDGRVSRTDVLPPMDNEKGILGPGPADMRL; encoded by the exons ATGGCAGTCACACCACATCATCGGCTATATGAATTCGCCAAGACCGCccttatcaaaatatttgcatTCCCTTATGCCACG GTCTGTGATCTGTATTGCGATGGTGGGGTCGATACAGACAAGTGGGGAGATGCCCAAATTGGTCAATACATAGGGATCG ATGCCTCTGCATTGGGTGTCAATGATGCTCGTGAGCTGTGGGAGAGCAAAAGGAAACCTTTCACTGCTGAGTTTATCAAGCTAGACCCTTCTGCC GATGACTTTGAAGCTCAAATGCAAGAGAAGGGCATTCAAGCAGATATAGTTTGCTGTATGCAGCATTTGCAG AGTGAGGAACATGCACAAAAGCTTCTGAATAATGTATCATCATTACTCAAACCTGGAGGCTATTTTGTTGGCATAATTCCTGATTCATCTACAATATG GacaaaatatcaaaagaaTGTTGAGGCGTCACATGGTAAGGTTCAGGGTCTGAAGGCAGTTCCAAATAGCATTCGCTCAGAGAACTATGTCATCACGTTTGAAATTGAGGAAGAAAA GTTTCCGTTCTTTGGAAAGAAGTACCAACTCAAATTTGCAAATGAATCAATATTTGAGAATCACTGCCTGGTCCACTTCCCTAGCCTTATGAG ATTAGCAAGGGAGGCAGGGCTTGAATATGTGGAGATCCAGAATTTAACTGAGTTTTATGACGACAACAG AACTCAGTTTGCTCcattgcttggtagttttagTGCCAGTTTGGTGGATCCACGTGGAAAGCTTGTTGCTCGTTCATATGATATTTTAG GTTTGTATTCAACTTTTGTTTTCCAGAAGCCTGACCCAGATGCAATACCACCAATTGTAACACCGGAAGTGCATGATCCTGAGAATGCTCAAGAAGAG CAGGAATGGCACTGGACGCAGCAGGCACCAATGGACGATGGAAGGGTCTCACGTACTGATGTGCTTCCTCCCATGGATAATGAGAAAGGTATCCTTGGTCCCGGACCTGCAGATATGAGGCTTTAG
- the LOC102721055 gene encoding uncharacterized protein LOC102721055, giving the protein MATATMATAAGAAALLYYTLNRRLQVEKLNQEGDCGNGRDAAARGAVSTTSRSRVSRRDVRAPATWLETISTLSETLRFTYSETLGKWPIGDLAFGISFLLKRQGNVPVASIYAGEDSVELKGAAVIADLKHLLNLLTLCWHFSKKPFPLFLEATGYSSEDVLMQEPKAGILKPAFTIILDRDKKCILLLIRGTHSIRDTLTAATGAVVPFHHTIVQEGGVSDLVLGYAHFGMVAAARWIAKLAAPCLAHALHIHPDYKIKVVGHSLGGGTAALLTYVLREQQEFASTTCVAFAPAACMTWDLAESGVHFITTVINGADLVPTFSAASVDDLRSEVTASAWLNDLRHQIEQTRILSTFYRSASALGSKLPSIANAKARVAGAGAILRPVSTGTQVVMRRARSVAQAAWTRPALQLSSWTCIGPRRRTNTVSSSTITSEEIRTSTNDASESTSLLTENTLETTQIVQTETMQFAASEEVQSSTEVSDAVGMMDEKVDSDGEDIIDHHVDEDRMTDVELWQQLENELYRRGEDDEIVEEDLTESAITEEVGGTAEDVLSETNDKEVHRFYPPGKIMHILTSNRVETVNAEESNVPQEDDTAADLDTRIGIFLTPRSLYGKLRLSKMMINDHYMPIYRRNVEQLIAELEKDSSFQVSDCPDSELP; this is encoded by the exons ATGGCGACGGCAACAATGGCAACGGCAGCTGGTGCGGCCGCACTTCTATACTACACGCTGAACCGCCGGCTTCAGGTGGAGAAGCTGAATCAGGAAGGTGATTGTGGCAATGGCAGGGATGCCGCAGCGAGGGGGGCCGTCAGTACTACCAGCAGGAGCCGGGTGTCGAGGAGGGATGTTCGTGCTCCCGCCACATGGCTGGAGACGATCTCCACTCTGTCGGAGACACTGCGGTTCACTTACTCGGAGACCCTTGGGAAGTGGCCCATCGGTGACCTCGCTTTCGGGATTAGCTTCCTCCTCAAGAGGCAG GGGAATGTACCTGTAGCAAGCATATATGCTGGAGAAGATAGTGTGGAGCTCAAAGGAGCTGCAGTAATTGCTGACTTAAAGCATCTTTTGAATTTGTTGACACTGTGTTGGCATTTCTCCAAGAAGCCATTCCCATTGTTTTTGGAGGCGACTGGCTATTCTTCGGAGGATGTTCTGATGCAAGAACCTAAAGCAGGA ATTTTGAAGCCAGCCTTCACCATTATACTTGATAGAGACAAGAAATGTATACTTCTATTAATTAGGGGAACCCACAGCATCAGGGACACCCTAACAGCGGCCACTGGTGCTGTGGTTCCATTCCACCATACTATTGTACAGGAAGGTGGTGTTAGCGATTTAGTTTTAGGGTATGCACACTTTGGGATGGTTGCAGCAGCTAGATGGATTGCAAAGCTTGCAGCTCCTTGTCTTGCACACGCGTTACATATTCATCcagattataaaataaag GTTGTTGGACATTCACTTGGTGGTGGTACAGCAGCTCTGTTGACATACGTCCTACGAGAGCAGCAGGAGTTTGCCTCTACTACTTGTGTGGCATTTGCTCCAG CTGCTTGTATGACATGGGATCTGGCAGAATCAGGAGTGCATTTTATCACTACAGTCATCAATGGAGCTGATTTGGTTCCAACTTTCTCAGCTGCTTCAGTAGACGATCTTCGTTCAGAG GTGACTGCATCTGCCTGGTTAAATGATCTGCGCCACCAAATAGAGCAAACCAGAATTCTGAGCACTTTCTACCGATCTGCATCAGCGTTGGGATCAAAACTGCCTTCTATAGCAAATGCCAAAGCAAGAGTAGCTGGTGCTGGTGCCATCCTAAGACCTGTATCTACTGGGACACAG GTTGTAATGAGGAGAGCTCGTAGTGTAGCACAGGCAGCTTGGACAAGACCGGCACTTCAGCTATCCTCATGGACATGTATCGGGCCAAGGAGGCGGACTAATACTGTATCCTCTTCAACAATCACATCAGAAGAAATAAGAACTTCTACAAATGATGCCTCTGAGTCCACTTCTCTGTTGACTGAGAACACGCTGGAAACCACACAGATAGTTCAAACTGAAACCATGCAATTTGCTGCATCAGAAGAGGTTCAGAGTTCAACTGAGGTGTCAGATGCTGTTGGAATGATGGATGAGAAGGTAGATAGTGACGGCGAGGACATCATTGATCACCATGTGGATGAGGACAGGATGACTGATGTAGAGCTGTGGCAACAACTTGAAAATGAGTTGTATCGAAGGGGAGAAGATGACGAGATAGTAGAGGAGGATTTGACTGAAAGTGCTATTACTGAAGAGGTGGGTGGTACAGCTGAAGATGTGCTCAGTGAGACCAATGACAAGGAGGTACATAGATTTTATCCTCCAGGAAAAATCATGCATATATTAACTTCAAACAGAGTGGAAACAGTCAATGCCGAAGAGTCGAACGTGCCTCAGGAAGATGATACGGCTGCGGATTTGGATACCAGAATAGGGATCTTCTTGACGCCAAGATCATTATATGGCAAGCTAAGGCTTTCGAAAATGATGATTAACGATCATTACATGCCTATATATAGAAGAAATGTTGAGCAGTTGATCGCTGAGCTTGAGAAGGATTCGTCTTTCCAAGTCAGTGACTGCCCTGATAGTGAACTTCCCTAG
- the LOC102711777 gene encoding polyadenylate-binding protein-interacting protein 7-like, with translation MSSYGFSPKDRDSGSALSSTVTTLNPNAAEFVPSTFRSTFGSRIVADACKPNFRGSSGKTILDRSESSKSNNSDDETHQFWRRQLPDDIIPDFSDMENAEQPHGELSLSRLSLNAPPFVGTATSNFSRDCHSLLSQTGKNVELGSILYYDENSSSNSGEQNHADNLCYTNGKHDLLYDHDPLENLASQFPGYSMESLAELYHANGCDFDLTVEILTHLEMQVDVSSCQNLNLAPNTPNTGTGNFPVLPGTENPNCLFEGSVGAHGKTNGHNSSTMSTTGDFVSAIRRFVWQDPVGMKFEKGSPRDANGLSSIVAQKQYSCNTRSSFGNKFYKAGNVQSTPVTASMFSESTGEADDFARVRNTCFEQATQAYMLGNKALAKELSMKGQLYNLHMKAAHEKTREAMYQQRTGQDRLTDLHELQVSEAIRVLKAELALMMSAAAARSAGEGTNPEPYWNRPPHQGLWRDKVAGRP, from the exons ATGAGTTCATATGGATTTTCTCCAAAAGACAGAGACTCAGGGTCAGCATTATCAAGTACGGTTACCACCCTAAATCCAAATGCAGCGGAATTTGTCCCTTCAACTTTTAGATCAACTTTTGGAAGTAGAATAGTTGCAGATGCATGCAAGCCAAATTTCAGGGGGTCCTCTGGGAAAACAATCCTGGATAGGTCAGAGTCATCGAAATCTAATAACTCAGATGATGAAACACATCAGTTTTGgcgtaggcagcttcctgatGATATTATTCCAGATTTCAGTGACATGGAGAATGCTGAGCAACCACATGGAGAATTGTCACTTTCTAGATTGTCATTAAACGCACCCCCTTTTGTTGGGACAGCAACCAGCAACTTCTCAAGAGACTGTCATAGTTTATTGTCTCAAACAGGCAAGAATGTTGAGCTGGGCAGTATTTTGTATTATGATGAGAATTCAAGTTCAAACAGCGGGGAGCAAAATCATGCAGATAACCTATGTTACACTAATGGAAAGCATGACCTCCTTTATGATCATGATCCACTTGAGAATTTAGCATCTCAGTTTCCTGGTTATTCTATGGAGAGCCTTGCTGAGTTGTACCATGCTAATGGTTGCGATTTTGACCTTACTGTTGAAATTCTCACTCATCTAGAG ATGCAAGTTGATGTTAGTTCCTGTCAGAATCTGAACCTGGCCCCAAACACACCAAACACTGGCACAGGGAACTTCCCTGTACTGCCTGGAACAGAAAATCCTAATTGTTTGTTTGAAGGTAGTGTAGGTGCCCATGGAAAAACAAACGGACACAACTCTTCAACAATGTCTACGACTGGAGATTTTGTTTCTGCTATTCGAAGATTTGTGTGGCAGGATCCTGTCGGCATGAAGTTTGAAAAGGGAAGTCCCAGGGATGCTAATGGTCTTTCAAGTATTGTTGCTCAGAAACAGTATAGCTGTAATACAAGGTCTTCCTTTGGAAACAAGTTCTATAAGGCTGGTAATGTTCAGTCAACCCCAGTCACAG CAAGCATGTTCTCAGAATCAACAGGGGAAGCTGATGATTTTGCCCGTGTACGGAATACATGTTTTGAACAA GCTACACAAGCTTATATGTTGGGAAACAAAGCATTAGCAAAGGAACTGAGCATGAAGGGACAGTTGTACAATCTACATATGAAGGCAGCTCATGAGAAAACTAGGGAAGCTATGTATCAGCAAAG GACGGGCCAGGACCGTCTGACCGACTTGCACGAGCTTCAGGTGAGCGAAGCCATCCGTGTTCTGAAGGCTGAGCTCGCGCTCATGAtgagtgctgctgctgcaaggtCAGCTGGAGAAGGCACAAATCCTGAACCGTATTGGAACAGGCCACCGCACCAAGGGCTCTGGCGAGACAAGGTTGCCGGACGCCCTTGA